In Tessaracoccus flavus, the following are encoded in one genomic region:
- a CDS encoding ATP-dependent DNA helicase UvrD2, producing MTILDALDPEQRRVATLLDSPVVVLAGAGTGKTRAITHRIAHAVSEGVYQPSATLAVTFTTRAAGEMRARLAQLGVRGAQARTIHSAALRQCQFFWPKAYGVEFPRVAENTYGLVARAAHHVLGKSDPALVRDLDSEISWAKTSNVSAARYPEVAEHRTVSGASAAQVSAVMAIYEKQKLTEGSVDFNDILMCNAVLLTEHPEIAETIRSTYRHFVVDEYQDVSALQHRLISLWVDGRRDVCVVGDPNQAIHSFAGADAGYLLRFAAEHDGSETVRLFRNYRSSPQILEAANKVLRVRAGGPGALQATRDAGPRPVFVGATDEAAEAADVAAWLLERRGAGERWADLAVLYRINAQSPALEAALTDKGIPYTVRGTERFYDRAEVRQAVGEFGRRAAAEDEGDPVELMDAVLSALGWRTDAPSGQGRQRERWESLTALRSMIVDETARHEGWNAADAGAWLQERASWQAAPVADAVTLATLHAAKGLEWGSVAIVGVREGMIPFVLSQDEPALSEERRLLYVGFTRAQRSLRVSWSAARGSATRSRFISDQVSGPITTGGKPRNKTSVRSRVCRVCGQHLHTPAEKKLSRHEHCEVDYDEALFEALRDWRKQVAAEASVPAFVVFTDATLQAIAEAVPSTQQDLLRLPGIGHTKVSRYGDGALDVIRSHRGA from the coding sequence GTGACGATCCTTGATGCCCTCGACCCCGAACAGCGCCGTGTGGCAACCCTGCTCGATTCGCCGGTCGTCGTGCTCGCTGGCGCGGGAACGGGCAAGACGAGGGCAATCACCCACCGCATCGCGCACGCGGTCAGCGAGGGTGTCTACCAGCCCTCGGCGACGCTGGCCGTCACGTTCACCACGCGCGCGGCGGGGGAGATGCGCGCCCGGCTGGCGCAGCTCGGGGTGCGCGGGGCGCAGGCGCGCACGATCCACTCGGCGGCACTTCGCCAGTGTCAGTTCTTCTGGCCGAAGGCCTACGGCGTTGAGTTTCCGCGCGTGGCGGAGAACACCTACGGCCTGGTCGCCCGGGCGGCCCACCACGTGCTGGGGAAGTCCGACCCCGCCCTGGTGCGAGACCTCGACAGCGAGATCTCCTGGGCGAAGACCAGCAATGTGTCCGCAGCGCGGTACCCGGAGGTCGCGGAGCACCGGACGGTGAGCGGCGCCTCGGCCGCGCAGGTGTCGGCGGTCATGGCCATCTACGAGAAGCAGAAGTTGACTGAGGGCTCCGTCGACTTCAACGACATCCTCATGTGCAACGCCGTCCTACTGACCGAGCACCCAGAGATCGCCGAGACCATCCGTTCCACCTACCGGCACTTCGTCGTCGACGAGTACCAGGACGTGTCCGCGCTCCAGCACCGCCTCATCTCGCTGTGGGTCGACGGCAGGCGCGACGTCTGCGTCGTCGGCGACCCGAACCAGGCGATCCACTCCTTCGCGGGCGCGGATGCCGGCTACCTGCTGCGGTTCGCCGCAGAACACGACGGGTCGGAGACGGTGCGGCTCTTCCGCAACTACCGGTCGAGCCCGCAGATCCTCGAGGCGGCCAACAAGGTCCTGAGGGTCCGGGCGGGAGGACCCGGCGCGCTCCAGGCGACCCGCGATGCCGGTCCCCGACCGGTGTTCGTGGGGGCCACCGACGAGGCGGCCGAGGCCGCGGACGTGGCCGCGTGGCTACTGGAGCGCCGTGGGGCGGGCGAGCGCTGGGCCGACCTGGCGGTCCTCTACCGGATCAACGCCCAGTCGCCGGCGCTGGAAGCTGCCCTCACCGACAAGGGGATCCCGTACACGGTGCGCGGCACCGAACGGTTCTACGACCGCGCCGAGGTGCGCCAGGCCGTCGGGGAGTTCGGGCGTCGGGCCGCTGCGGAGGATGAGGGGGATCCCGTCGAGCTCATGGACGCGGTGCTCTCAGCTCTGGGGTGGCGCACCGACGCGCCGTCCGGCCAGGGGCGCCAACGCGAACGGTGGGAGTCGCTGACCGCGCTGCGCTCGATGATCGTCGACGAGACCGCCCGGCACGAGGGATGGAACGCCGCCGACGCCGGGGCATGGCTTCAGGAGAGGGCGTCGTGGCAGGCCGCTCCCGTCGCGGACGCCGTCACCCTCGCCACGCTGCATGCGGCCAAGGGCCTGGAATGGGGCAGCGTCGCCATCGTCGGTGTTCGCGAGGGGATGATCCCCTTCGTGCTCAGCCAGGATGAGCCAGCTCTATCCGAGGAGCGGCGCCTGCTGTACGTCGGGTTCACCCGCGCCCAGCGCTCGCTGAGGGTCAGCTGGTCGGCGGCGCGGGGGAGCGCGACGCGATCGCGGTTCATCTCCGATCAGGTGTCTGGACCCATCACCACCGGCGGGAAGCCACGAAACAAGACGTCCGTGCGATCCAGGGTCTGTCGCGTCTGCGGCCAGCATCTCCACACGCCCGCAGAGAAGAAGCTCAGCCGCCACGAGCACTGCGAGGTGGACTACGACGAGGCCCTGTTCGAAGCACTGCGGGACTGGCGCAAGCAGGTCGCCGCTGAGGCGTCGGTCCCCGCCTTCGTCGTCTTCACCGACGCCACGCTGCAGGCGATCGCGGAGGCAGTACCGTCCACCCAGCAGGACCTGTTGCGGCTCCCCGGGATCGGCCACACGAAGGTCTCCAGGTACGGCGACGGGGCTCTCGATGTGATCAGGAGCCACCGGGGGGCATGA